The Nitrospirales bacterium genome includes a window with the following:
- the pstA gene encoding phosphate ABC transporter permease PstA yields the protein MPIVSPSPQRHDTFSAFIVWTVAGLFGAFFLWLTGDVLWHGFAHLSWNFFMQSPVDAGRQGGIGSILVSTGLILLVCMIVALPLGLATAVFLSEFTAYAHATSRYVQRSLDVLASVPSIVFGLFGNALFCQVLGLGFSILAGGLTLACMILPILIRTTEQGFRALPHEYRSSAAALGLTKRATILHVLLPGALPALIIGFVLGLGRAIAETAALIFTSGYVDRMPESLLDSGRTLSIHIYDLSMNVPGGDQAAYATALVLIFCLLIINGLSNRVSARWTDKRMHIA from the coding sequence ATGCCTATCGTTAGTCCATCACCCCAACGGCACGATACGTTCTCTGCCTTCATCGTCTGGACCGTCGCTGGACTGTTTGGAGCCTTTTTTCTTTGGCTTACAGGAGACGTGTTGTGGCACGGCTTCGCGCATCTGTCTTGGAACTTTTTCATGCAGTCGCCAGTCGATGCGGGACGTCAAGGAGGCATCGGTTCCATCCTCGTCTCAACCGGGCTCATTCTTCTCGTCTGCATGATCGTAGCCTTACCTCTTGGACTTGCCACGGCGGTGTTTCTTTCGGAATTTACCGCGTACGCCCATGCCACCTCGCGCTATGTCCAGCGAAGCCTGGATGTCTTGGCGAGCGTTCCGTCTATCGTTTTTGGACTATTCGGCAATGCCTTGTTTTGCCAGGTACTGGGGCTCGGTTTTTCCATTCTTGCTGGCGGCCTCACGCTGGCCTGCATGATCCTGCCCATCCTGATTCGCACGACAGAACAGGGATTCCGTGCGCTGCCGCATGAGTATCGTTCTTCCGCTGCCGCCTTGGGCTTGACGAAACGGGCAACGATCCTTCACGTGTTACTGCCCGGCGCGCTTCCTGCACTGATCATCGGCTTTGTCCTGGGGCTGGGACGAGCCATAGCCGAAACGGCCGCGCTGATTTTCACGAGCGGGTACGTCGATCGAATGCCGGAATCTCTGCTGGATTCCGGCAGAACCTTGTCGATTCATATTTATGATCTGTCGATGAATGTTCCAGGAGGAGACCAAGCTGCCTATGCGACAGCTCTCGTCTTGATTTTCTGCCTGCTCATTATCAACGGTCTATCCAATCGGGTTTCCGCACGTTGGACAGACAAGAGGATGCACATCGCATGA
- a CDS encoding phosphate ABC transporter substrate-binding protein yields the protein MSTFFSITIDETSHTMIFHLTKYLAIVICLIAWVSCRETSATHPTTTKLVITGSSTIAPLVSEIAKRFEAQHPDIRIDVQTGGSSRGIADIRRGLADIGMASRKLKEEERDLYGTVIAHDGIGLIVHRSNPLTSLDHDSIVRIYTGEITNWKAVNGIDAPITVVSKSEGRATLELFLQHFQLSSSQIKPQVVIGDNEQGIKTVAGNPHAIAFVSIGTAEYDAAQDVPIKLLSFGTIPASLAEVQAGRFPLSRPLTLVTGTRPTGNVSRFIDFATSTDIHDLVKHHYFVPLNG from the coding sequence TTGTCAACTTTCTTTTCCATCACGATCGATGAAACGTCCCACACGATGATTTTTCACCTGACGAAATACCTCGCCATCGTCATCTGCCTCATCGCATGGGTGAGTTGTCGGGAAACATCAGCGACACACCCCACGACCACGAAACTCGTGATCACAGGGTCAAGCACGATCGCGCCCCTTGTCTCGGAGATCGCTAAACGGTTTGAAGCGCAACATCCGGACATTCGCATCGACGTCCAAACAGGAGGATCCTCACGCGGGATCGCCGATATCCGTCGCGGTCTTGCAGACATCGGAATGGCTTCCCGCAAGCTGAAAGAAGAGGAGCGGGATCTCTATGGAACCGTCATCGCCCATGACGGGATTGGGTTGATCGTGCACCGGTCAAACCCTCTTACGTCTCTTGATCATGATTCGATCGTGAGAATCTACACAGGGGAAATCACCAACTGGAAAGCCGTCAACGGTATCGACGCTCCCATTACAGTGGTCAGCAAGAGCGAGGGACGCGCAACGCTCGAATTATTCTTGCAACATTTCCAACTTTCAAGCTCACAAATCAAACCTCAGGTCGTCATTGGAGATAATGAACAGGGCATCAAAACCGTCGCTGGAAACCCCCATGCCATCGCGTTCGTATCCATTGGGACAGCTGAATATGACGCGGCTCAGGACGTTCCGATTAAATTACTGTCGTTTGGGACGATTCCCGCTTCTCTTGCAGAGGTTCAGGCCGGCCGTTTTCCACTGTCACGCCCTTTAACCTTGGTCACAGGAACACGTCCGACGGGTAATGTCAGCAGATTTATTGATTTCGCCACATCAACGGATATTCATGATCTGGTCAAACATCATTACTTTGTCCCCCTCAACGGGTGA
- a CDS encoding metalloregulator ArsR/SmtB family transcription factor: protein MKTHTETCADKLKVLADTTRLAVLESLMDCPKLVSELLEILRIEQSLLSHHLSQLREAGLVESTREGKAMRYQLAPEVSTASTGKALDLGCCQLSFPSRSMKRPTR, encoded by the coding sequence ATGAAGACACACACCGAGACCTGTGCAGATAAACTCAAAGTTCTGGCTGATACCACACGTCTTGCCGTTCTTGAGTCCTTGATGGACTGTCCGAAACTCGTCAGCGAGCTATTGGAAATCCTGCGCATTGAACAGAGTCTTCTATCTCACCATTTAAGCCAATTACGGGAAGCCGGCCTCGTAGAATCAACAAGAGAGGGGAAGGCCATGCGGTACCAGCTCGCGCCCGAAGTTTCCACGGCTTCTACCGGAAAGGCCCTGGATTTGGGCTGTTGTCAACTTTCTTTTCCATCACGATCGATGAAACGTCCCACACGATGA
- the pstC gene encoding phosphate ABC transporter permease subunit PstC, protein MIWSNIITLSPSTGDRLLFLSLRSLAGLVGILVFGIFTFLIIEGFPAIRDVGLLAFVTDSSWHPTEYLYNVTPMVAATLLVSAGAVLLATPLGILLALFCQYYAPTNIARVYQHFIELLAGIPSVVYGLWGLVVLVPLIAKLHTPGSSLLAGMLILTVMILPIVTLVSQSALQQVPKDLTQNAVALGLTRWSIIRHIILPTAKPGILAGVILQTGRALGETMAVLMVCGNVVQYPSSVFDPIRTLTANIALDMAYATGTHRASLFFMGLLLLLIVLGLVMMAQHSSRHHAYR, encoded by the coding sequence ATGATCTGGTCAAACATCATTACTTTGTCCCCCTCAACGGGTGACCGCCTCCTCTTTCTCTCGCTTCGCAGTCTCGCGGGACTCGTGGGGATTCTCGTCTTTGGCATTTTTACATTTCTCATCATCGAAGGGTTTCCCGCGATTCGTGACGTCGGTCTCCTCGCCTTCGTGACGGATTCATCCTGGCACCCAACCGAATATCTGTACAATGTGACTCCGATGGTGGCGGCCACGCTACTGGTATCTGCCGGGGCGGTGCTGCTCGCCACGCCATTGGGCATACTCCTCGCGCTGTTTTGTCAATATTATGCGCCCACGAACATCGCGAGAGTTTACCAGCATTTTATCGAGCTATTGGCCGGCATTCCTTCTGTCGTGTATGGACTGTGGGGGCTCGTCGTGCTTGTTCCTCTCATCGCCAAACTTCACACTCCAGGATCAAGTCTGTTAGCCGGCATGCTGATCTTGACGGTCATGATTCTGCCGATCGTGACGCTCGTCAGCCAGTCAGCGCTTCAGCAAGTCCCGAAAGACCTCACGCAGAACGCGGTCGCATTGGGGCTGACTCGTTGGAGTATCATTCGCCACATCATTCTCCCGACGGCAAAGCCGGGAATCCTGGCAGGCGTGATTTTGCAAACAGGGCGAGCCCTTGGTGAGACCATGGCCGTTTTGATGGTTTGTGGCAACGTCGTTCAGTATCCTTCAAGTGTATTCGACCCCATTCGCACCCTGACGGCGAATATCGCCTTGGACATGGCCTATGCGACAGGCACTCATCGCGCGTCCCTCTTTTTCATGGGCTTGCTTCTCTTGCTCATCGTCTTGGGCCTCGTCATGATGGCGCAACACTCCAGCAGACATCATGCCTATCGTTAG